In Ictalurus punctatus breed USDA103 chromosome 3, Coco_2.0, whole genome shotgun sequence, the following are encoded in one genomic region:
- the olig3 gene encoding oligodendrocyte transcription factor 3 translates to MNSDSGSSRSSSPDVDEMYARNSSASSGQNEFTSKMSSEHLSRGAGADRTSAGVGGKYKLKKQVTEEEIQQLRLKINGRERKRMHDLNLAMDGLREVMPYAHGPSVRKLSKIATLLLARNYILMLTSSLDEMKRLVGEIYGGGHHAAFHCGAAAGHGPAHAPGPAAPTVHHALLGGALAPHTASSAASLSAALPALSSIRAPQTLMKTPPTPPLQLGTGFQHWAGLPCPCAICQVQPPATHVPITSTGLTRLSVDKEAMK, encoded by the coding sequence ATGAATTCAGACTCTGGCTCGAGCAGATCCTCCTCGCCGGACGTGGACGAGATGTACGCGCGCAATAGTTCCGCGTCGTCGGGGCAGAACGAGTTCACGTCAAAGATGAGCAGCGAGCACTTGTCGCGAGGCGCCGGCGCGGACAGGACATCAGCAGGCGTCGGCGGCAAATACAAGCTCAAGAAGCAAGTGACCGAGGAGGAGATCCAGCAGCTGCGCCTGAAGATCAACGGGCGGGAGCGCAAACGCATGCACGACCTGAACCTGGCCATGGACGGTCTGCGAGAGGTTATGCCGTACGCGCACGGGCCGTCGGTGCGGAAGTTGTCCAAGATCGCCACGCTGCTGCTGGCGCGGAACTACATCCTAATGCTCACCAGCTCTCTGGACGAGATGAAGAGGCTGGTGGGAGAGATCTACGGCGGCGGCCATCATGCAGCCTTCCACTGCGGCGCCGCGGCGGGCCACGGGCCCGCGCACGCGCCCGGTCCGGCGGCACCCACGGTGCACCACGCGCTTCTCGGAGGGGCTCTAGCACCGCATACAGCATCCTCCGCCGCCTCGCTGTCTGCCGCACTGCCCGCGCTCAGCTCCATCCGGGCGCCTCAGACCTTGATGAAAACGCCACCGACGCCTCCGCTCCAACTTGGCACCGGCTTCCAGCACTGGGCAGGACTGCCGTGTCCCTGTGCCATCTGCCAGGTGCAGCCACCCGCCACACACGTGCCCATCACCTCCACGGGACTCACGAGACTTTCCGTTGACAAGGAAGCGATGAAGTGA